The Glaciimonas sp. PCH181 nucleotide sequence AAACCGCGTTACCTTGCTGTGGAGAAACACGCCATCCTGCTTCGGGAAATACCGTCTCGCCACCGGATGCCACATTGTTCAGATAGGTGACCATCGTGCTGACGCGTTGTCCGCTGCGCTGTAGCGAAGCGTGATTTGCTGCATTGGACGGCACCAAAAAATCAAAATGTGGCGCACTCTGCGCGCCGGTCGGGTAATACAAAATCTGTAGCCCTTCGCCGTTCTCCATCGGCAAATTTATCACATCAGAAATACGCCGGTCAAGGCGTGCAATGAAGGGATTTTCGGCTAGTCTAAAAAACATGCCGAAACTGCTGCGCTGGCCGCTGATGACGTTCATTCCGGTCTGCGGATCGACTAAAGTTGAGGGGGTAAGGCGAGGTTTTGCCATCGCGATTAATGTTTCGCATTCTTCGGCGCTAAAGACATTTTCCAGCACCGCCAGCATCGGGCGTTCCGCTCTGGCGGCGACGCGCACAAACCGGTCAGCGGTCTGAATCGTCGCGCCAGGACGCAAAATCGGTGTCTCATAGATATACGGCTGTGCCTGCTCATCCATTTCTACCGAATCGACAGGCGTGGGACGACCGGATTGACGTGCGGCAATAAAAGCGGCGACAATTGTTTGCGCCACTGGCGCGGTCATCTGTTGCGCCTGCATCTCCTGAATCAGCGCAGCGGGATCGCAACCCTGATTCAGGTTATGTAAAATCCAGCTACTTAAATCTGGAGAAAAACGAATGACAGAGCTCATTTAATATTCATCGATTACTGATTTTTCATTTATTTAAGACACAACGGATGCTATAAATTAACCGCAACCCAGCCCTGTTCAGTCTTGCGGAAACTTTCTTTTAACTGCATCGCGCCCGCGCCCAGAACGATGCGACTTACCATCGGAAATACTTTGCGCACCTCGGCATCGCCGGTCCATGGTGCGGCATCAACTTTGTAGGTGTAAGTGACGACAGCCTGATCGCCATTTTTATCGGATTTTTGCAACTCCCATCCCAGCACCTTGTCCAGCGTCAGCCTGGCAGCACAAAAATCGCCCTGGTGGACGACGATACTGCCGTCAGAGGTGGCGGTATGCATCTCTTTCGTCAGATAATATTTCTTCCCGGTGGCCGTCAGATCGTAGCGTTTGACGTTAATCATCTCGCCGGTACTGACGCCGCTCTCCGCATCTTTTACCGCGACCTGCGCCACCGAAGACTGCACCAGCCCAACTTTTTCTAACACCGGCATCTGCAATGCATTTCTGCCACTGGCATCCATTTCCTTCTGGGTGACATCAATCGGCCAGTTGTATTTAGCCAGACAAAGATCACCCTTTTTGGCCAGATAGTCATTCATGCCTACCGTAAAATTCGCCAGATTCGCGTCTGACTTGGTCGAGCATCCAGCGATAGCTAAAACGCACAGTGTGCCGATAATAATTTTCTTCATAGGGGATAATAGCAATTAAAAGTTAAGCAAATTTAGTTCACACAAGCACCGGAAGTCGGCGGCGTTTTAGACGGAACAAAGTCATCGTTAAGCGTCTTCAGGAAGCAAATCAAATCCGCCACATTTTGATCCGACATCGGCGGCGCACTGCCCGCAGCACGCCCGTCTAGCGGCATTTGCGTATCGATATTGGTGAGATAAGCTGACGGCAAATCGTTATATTTTTGTACGGTGCCGCCGACATATTGGGTTTTGATCAGACCGAAAGTCGGAAATGTCGGATCATTCACCGTTTTTGCCACACCGCCGACGGTCGGATACCAGATTTCCGGCATCGTATCGCGGGTGTTATAAAACTGGATGACCTGCTCTAACGAATGCATGACGCCGTTGTGGAAAAAAGCAGTGCGCGTTGCCACATTCCGAAGCGTCGGTGCCTTGAACATGCCGCAAAACGTATTTGGCGCGCCTGCACTGGTCGGCAAATGGTCGGTTCTGATCGGACCGCAGATACCCATATCAAAATAGGCCGGATTATTGTTATCCGGAATGCCCGGATTGCGCGGCACACTGATCGCCTCATAAGAAAAATCGGTGAACAACGCTGAACTGCCGTTTAATCCTGCGCCCTGATAATGGCAAGATGCGCAATTAGCGGTGGCCGGATCAGAAAACAGTTTCAGCCCACGGGTTTCGGCAGCGGTCAGCGTGCCACCGATTTTATTTCCTGCATAGAGATCGAACTTACTGTTATACGGGTGGAAACTCACGTCTTCCAGCTGAAAGGCCTGTAGCGCGGCGACTGCATTATTAAATGCTGCGTTGGTATCGGCAAACGCGTTGCTGCCGAACGCTTGCTTGAACAGCGCTGCATACGCAGACGCCTGTACCTTGGTGACGACGTTCGCGGGGCTGGTATTAGCCATTTCGCGCGGGTCTAATAAGGGAATTTTTGCCTGATCCGCCAAGCTGTTGGCGCGGCCATCCCAAGTAAAGCCGCCG carries:
- a CDS encoding 2OG-Fe(II) oxygenase; protein product: MSSVIRFSPDLSSWILHNLNQGCDPAALIQEMQAQQMTAPVAQTIVAAFIAARQSGRPTPVDSVEMDEQAQPYIYETPILRPGATIQTADRFVRVAARAERPMLAVLENVFSAEECETLIAMAKPRLTPSTLVDPQTGMNVISGQRSSFGMFFRLAENPFIARLDRRISDVINLPMENGEGLQILYYPTGAQSAPHFDFLVPSNAANHASLQRSGQRVSTMVTYLNNVASGGETVFPEAGWRVSPQQGNAVYFEYCNSMNQLDHASLHASSLIVEGEKWVATKWMRQRRFISADVS
- a CDS encoding cytochrome-c peroxidase, which codes for MFTRVCLGSVVASIVLSLSACSGGGDSSAAVTPPVPPQVALSLAAQVGKQMFFDATLSGSGKMSCATCHDPKSAYGPPNNLAVQLGGPTLTALGNRAVPSLRYKENTPAYADLLDNPDGISVPGPGGGFTWDGRANSLADQAKIPLLDPREMANTSPANVVTKVQASAYAALFKQAFGSNAFADTNAAFNNAVAALQAFQLEDVSFHPYNSKFDLYAGNKIGGTLTAAETRGLKLFSDPATANCASCHYQGAGLNGSSALFTDFSYEAISVPRNPGIPDNNNPAYFDMGICGPIRTDHLPTSAGAPNTFCGMFKAPTLRNVATRTAFFHNGVMHSLEQVIQFYNTRDTMPEIWYPTVGGVAKTVNDPTFPTFGLIKTQYVGGTVQKYNDLPSAYLTNIDTQMPLDGRAAGSAPPMSDQNVADLICFLKTLNDDFVPSKTPPTSGACVN